TTCAAGATCATAATAAGAAATTGTAATTTAAGGTAAAGACGTCTTAGCAAGTTCATGAGTTGGCCTCACCTCGGAGCATCCCAGCAGAAGCCATCCCACAGCCAGGCGCATCAGCACGATCAAATGAGTGTACGACGGTGGACGTCTCATACGCAGTTGTCTGATAACCGGTGGACAAAGGAGGAGAGCCTCATCAGTAGCAGCATGGTGGATTTCAACCCTAGCGTTGTGCTCCGCCCAACGAACATGGACGTCGCCACCGCCGGCCCGGTGGAGCTCGAACAAGAGACTCTGCTGCTTGCTGGGACGGGTCGGGGAGGGTCGGAGCACATGAGCATTGACGGGTGAAGAGAGAGTAGGCCGGGGATGCGGCGTTCTGAGCAATGTCGGTTGTCTCTGCAGATTAAGCATATTGTAATTGCAAAAAACAACATAGTTGCTATTGTTATTTATCTATCTATATTGTTCAAGACAAGAATTTGATTAATGTGGCGACGACTATAATCTGGCTTTCTGGGCTATAGTACTTAAGGAATATGATTGTACTAAACTATAATATTAGTGGTCGCAGCTTGTTAAAGTGGTAGTGTATTGTAAGTCTCAATCAGGCTTGTAATGTCAATTTGTTCTTTTCCATCGGAAGTGATGCACTGCTTTGAACAACTTCCTTTTTATATCTTTTCTGGCCATAGCTATTGAATCCTTTTGAACTTCATCCATAGTCGGACTGTTACAGAAGACCATCCAGTTTTGATATACTTTTTCGTTACACACATCAGGTGATAAACTAAAAGTGTGTATGGTTCACACATGAGAAAGGGATATTGGCAGGTGTCAAGACACGGCATTTTTTGCCTGATAGAAATTTATTGCATGGTATATTCAGGACAAAAGGAGCACGGTACTTACCGATGACAATGAAAGGCGGTGAGTGAAGCTGGACTGAAACTTCTTCAACAGGTCGAGTTTCATGAATCTGATCTATAGAAAATGAGTTAATATGACTAATTATTGTACAAAACAATATAAGCTATATGGCAGAAACAACACATTGCGAAATTGAATAGTGCAAACCTACCCCATCATGGATAGAACATCCCAATCAAGCGTTTGACTATAGAGGAACAGATGGCTCAACCTGTTATCCTAACCCACGTACAGATTTTGCAGGACTCACAATTTCCATCATCCATGGTTGCAGCCGCCAGCAGCGCCGCCGACCCGATGGCGCTCCTGTTGGGGCAGTACGACGCCAATGAGCTCGCCGACATGGCGACCTTGACAGCAGAATTCCATCGTGATGCGAACTTCTCCACAAAAGTCAATGGCTCTTACACAAAACAATAGAATTGCATGTGTGCAACATGATGCAGCAATGGTATATAAGAATCCCATATCTTGCGAGGGAGAGAAGCAGATCGAAGAGTCGCTGAtgtgcttggaggaggggcaaagtGAGTTGTCTTCCCATCTTATTAGCTGTTGCAGCATCCTAACCAATCACCCTCTTTTTTAGTTTACGGGATGTTTAGTTGGATCAGGGGAGGAGATGGGggcgggcggcggcagcagctcctGCACTGTCTTCTGTGTGACGGCGGCGGTGATCCAGACGGTGGCAGTGGCTGCGATCCGGAGATACGGCAGCAGCGAtccagacggcggcggcggcggggccgatgATCCGGagagacgacggcgacggcggcggtgggagcAGCGATCCggagagacggcggcggcggcggtgatccagacggcggcggcgagcggcggtggcggtggcggcgatcCGGAGAGGGGCGGCGGTGAGGGGATTGTGCGTGGCGTGGGGTGGAGTGGGGTGCGAGTACGTGCGACCAATTCCCTAGTGTTGGTTTTTTTCGTAGGTTTATCTTCGTAGATTTTTTCTCCCGGTTTTTTTTCTAGATCGACCGTGTGGGAGGTGGGAATCGAGCGTGTAGGAACCTCGCGTGGGCATCGTTTTTTATTGGTTCGGCGCTGGTACGTGGGAGGTGCGGTCGAGGACGAAAAAACCCATCTTTgatgggacgaaaattgaccggcggagactaccaacttcttcattaggagtagagacttggaggggaaggaaagaggaagagggagagaagaaaaggcccccccaattcggattgggcttggggggcgttcGCCTCCACCtggtcgcctcctcctctcttccactaaagcccatgaaggatCATTAACCccctagggggttccggtaaccccccggtacttcggaaaatgcccgaacctatctgaaacctttccggtgtccaaacataaccttccaatgtatcaatctttatgtctcgaccatttcgaaactcctcatcatgtccgtgatctcatccgggactctgaactaccttcggtacatcaaaacacataaactcataataccgagactcatctccggtcaataacagatagcggaacctggatgctcatattggctcccacatattctacggagatctttatcggtcaaaccgcataacaacatacgttgttccctttgtcatcggtatgttacttgcccgagattcgttcgtcggtatcatcatacctagttcgatctcgttaccggcaagtctctttactcgttccgtaatgcatcatcccacaactaactcattagtcacattgcttgcgtggcttatagtgatgtgcattaccgagagggcccagagatacctttccgacaatcggagtgacaaatcctaatcttgatctatgccaactcaacaaacaccatcggagacacctgtagagcatctttataatcacccagttacgttgtgacgtttgatagcacacaaggtgttcctctggcattcgggagttgcataatctcatagtcaaaggaatatgtataagtcatgaagaaagcaatagcaataaaacttaacaatcattatgctaagctaacggatgggtcttgtccatcacatcattctcctaatgatgtgatcccgttcatcaaatgacaacacatgtctatggttaggaaacttaaccatctttgattaacgagctagtcaagtagaggcatactagggacactttgttttatctatgtattcacacatgtatcaagtttccggttaatacaattctagcatgaataataaacatttatcatgatataaggaaatataaaataacaactttattattgcctctagggcatatttccttcagtctcccacttgcactagagtcaataatctagttcacatcgccatgtgatttaacaccaatagttcacatcaccatgtgattaacacccatagttcacatcgctatgtgatcaacgcccaaagggtttactagagtcagtaatctagttcacaactccatgtgattaacacccaaagagtactaaggtgtgatcatgtttttcttgtgagagaggtttagtcaatgggtctgccactttcagatccgtatgtgtttTGCAAATTTTTGTGTCTACAATGCCCTGCATGAAGCTACTCTACCTAAATGCTCCCacttcaatatgtatctagatcgagactcagagtcatccagatcagtgtcaaagcttgcatcgacgtaactctttacgacgaactctttatcacctccataaccgagaaaaatctccttagttctctaaggataattttgaccgctgtccagtgatctactcctagatcacaattgtactcccttgctaaactcagggcagggtatacaataggtctggtacacagcatggcatactttatagaacctatggctgaggcataggggatgactttcattctctctctattttctgccatggtcgggctttgagtcttactcaacttcacaccttgcaacacaggcaagaactccttctttgactattccattttgaacttcaaaaacttgtcaaggtatgtactcattgaaaaaacttatcaagcgtcttgatctatctctatagatcttgatgctcaatatgtaagcaccttcaccgaggtctttctttgaaaaactcctttcaaacactcctttatgctttccagaaaattctacataatttccgatcaacaatatgtcattcacatatacttatcagaaaggctatagggctcccactcactttcttgtaaatacaggcttcaccgcaagtctctataaaactatatgctttgatcaactcatcaaagcgtatattccaactccgagatggttgcaccagtccatagatggatcgctggagctttgtaCACTTTTtatagcacctttaggatcgacaaaaccttctggttgcatcatataaattcttattttaagaaatccattaaggaatgcagttttgacatccatttgccagatttcataaaatgtggcaattgctaacatgatttggacaaacttaggcatcactatgagtgagaaaatatcatcatagtcaacaccttgaacttgtcaaaaaccttttgcgacaagtcgagctttgtagatagtaacaccaccatcaccgtctatcttcctcttgaagatccatttattctctatggcttgtgttggggaacgtagtaatttcaaaaaaattcctacgaacacgcaagatcatggtgatgcatagcaacgagaggggagagtgttgtccacgtaccctcgtagaccgaaagcggaagcgttaacacaacgcggttgatgtagtcgtacgtctttcacgatccgaccgatcaagtaccgaacgcacgacacctccgagttcagcacacgttcagctcgatgacgtccctcgaactccgatccagccaagtgttgagggagagttttgtcagcacgacgacgtggtgacgatgatgatgttctaccgacgcagggctttgcctaagcactgctacgatattatcgaggtgtaatatggtcgaggggggcaccgcacacggctaagagatcgttgatcaattgtgtgtagagaggtgcccccctgcccccgtatataaaggagcaagggggaggccgccggccaaggaggagaggcgtgcgaggaggagtcctactcctaccgggagtaggactccccccctttccatgttggactaggagaggaagggggaaaaggtggaggggaggaaggaagggggggcgccgcccccctctccttgtcctattcggactgggggggaggggcgcgtggccctgccctggcctcctctcctctcttccacctaggcccactaaggcccattaagttaccggggggttccggtaacctcccggtactccggaaaaatcccgatttcacccggaacacttccgatgtccaaacataggcttacaatatatcaatctttatgtctcgaccatttcgagactcctcgtcatgtccgtgatcacatctgggactccgaacaaccttcggtacatcaaaacatataaactcataatataactgtcatcgtaacgttaagcgtgcggaccctacgggttcgagaactatgtagacatgaccgagacaccacttcggtcaataaccaatagcagaacctggatgctcatattggttcccacatattctacgaagatctttatcggtcagaccgcataacaacataccttgttccctttgtcatcagtatgttacttgcccgagattcgatcgttggtatctcgatacctagttcaatctcgttaccggcaagtctctttactcgttccgtaatacatcatcccgcaactaactcattagtcacaatgcttgcaaggcttatagtgatgtgtattactgagtgggcccagagatacctctccgacaatcgaagtgacaaatcctaatctcgaaatacgccaacccaacaagtacctttggagacacctgtagagcacctttataatcacccagttacgttgtgacgtttggtagcacacaaagtgttcctccggtaaacgggagttgcataatctcatagtcataggaacaggtataagtcatgaagaaagcaatagcaacatactaaacgatcgagtgctaagctaacggaatgggtcaagtcaatcacatcattctcctaatgatgtgatcccgttaatcaaatgacaactcatgtctatggctaggaaacataaccatctttgatcaacgagctagtcaagtagaggcatactagtgacactctgtttgtctatgtattcacacatgtattatgtttccggttaatacaattctagcatgaataataaacttttatcatgatataaggaaataaataataactttattattgcctctagggcatatttaattccttcagtctcccacttgcactagagtcaataatctagattacacagtaatgattcttacacccatggagtcttggtgctgatcatgttttgctcgtggaagaggcttagtcaacgggtgtgcaacatttagatccgtatgtatcttgcaaatttctatgtctcccacctggactaaatcctggatggaattgaagcgtcttttgatgtgcttggttctcttgtgaaatctggattcctttgctaaggcaattgcaccagtattgtcacaaaagattttcattggtcccgatgcactaggtatgacacctagatcggatatgaactccttcatccagactccttcatttgctgcttccgaagcagctatgtactccgcttcacacgtagatcccgccatgacactttgcttagtactgcaccaactgacagctccaccgttcaatgtaaacacgtatccggtttgtgatttagaatcgtctggatcagtgtcaaagcttgcatcaacgtaaccatttacgatgagctctttgtcacctccataaacgagaaacatatccttagtccttttcaggtatttcaggatgttcttgaccgctgtcaagtgatccactcctggattactttggtacctccctgctaaacttatagcaaggcacacatcaggtctggtacacagcattgcatacatgatagagcctatggctgaagcatagtgtcgtggaattgtcacggcagatgtcctcatgcaaggacttagtcgtggatccattgcagctaggaagcttaaaggggttaaatgggacaaggaacacgagggttatactggttcggccccttacggtgaaggtaaaagcctacatccagttgaggtggtattgattagggtttcgatgaccagggagcttaactgctatgcctggctctcgacttgATCTTCTCTGTCTCccaaccgctgccgggtcgtccctttatataaagaggttgacgcccagcggcgctcagagtcccggccagctcataacagtgtccggctcggactcttagctattcttgccttacactacaagctttaccctaacggcggctaacgctacgggccttaagccatctccgggtcttaggcccgttattgacccgccgtcttcaagtttggtactgggctttgcgtgatgaccattatgagtaacccggcccctcctgggcgggtgactccaatggttatatcctcaacattaggccctagattgatttgagccggctcatgtcaatcttcaatcccttcgatagaaaatcttccggcttacatttgtgtgaaggctataacccgtcgtgacgtcatcttctggattccgggtaacccgTCGTGACTTCATCTTCCATTAAGTTAATTTTTTTATTCTGCCATATCTCCAACGGATCTTTTCTTTAatggccatcccgaaaatcgaggcgctttcgtggtgagataatcacgccgtggcctcctcgtttctcgcgcccacttaagagcctcaccttataaatagcctgGCCCATGAGCCTCCAGTTACTtgtcgcctccatcttcttcctcctctcgccactgtactgccgctcgagctccgccgccgccgccgccgtgggtctcctcatcttcaccaactcaggccgctgcatcaacctgacgtgaccagaaaaacgcgacgaacctccgtagtaactccgcatctgtaagtccctgcacctctccatcgtagatccgcatttagggttccgctgttcttcctctgttcttcgctgttcttctcgAGTTCCCTGTAGTTCTTCCACTACAGTCATGTTTGATCCAAAAGTAGCACGGAGctcctgcggtagttgttgcgcatcCATTTTTATGCTAGTAGACCCCCTTTGTCTGCAATAAGATCTCGTTCTGACTCTATGAACTTCTTCGgtgtcagttctaggtctagaaatttttctttttaactgaccgttttgatccaaaagaattactgcgatctgtgaaacttgtttgtgccacacttagtcaaaaattgcatctgtttaaCTATGGCGGCTCATATTTCCGGCTTAAAAGAAGCCACGCTCTGTAAAATTTCTGGCTCATTTATGATCAAGCTGtagacaacttgaattactcacgacgcccacagcggcttagataacccgacggaATTAGCCAtgtatcattaggccccttcataagccgccattttgagtgttgaactgtaaatttcttccggcttataattgaaccggacatttcccttTTGCCATAGGCTTCATCTTCCACAATGCCACCcaaaggctcccaaggcacccatcacgtgcaactggatgagatccaatgtcactgatgacactttagctgatttcgtgaagacgggttacctgcccaagaaggaggtcatgtcttatcgtgctcctgacccgtcagaggaaagacctcaacctagagatggcgaggtggtgatatttgctgatcacatgagtcGGGGCTTCGCActgcccggctcaaaattctttagagaggttctgaacttctttgatctgcggccgcaagacataggacccaattccgtgtcaaatatctgcaattttcaagtattaTGCGAAGTCTATctcggagaagagcccagcctactgctctttagagagctgttttatctgaatcgccagaacgagtgcgccaacgggccgagcttggaacttggtggaatctccattcaacgacggagagattgcctctttccttacgctgagccgccaagccatcca
This window of the Triticum aestivum cultivar Chinese Spring chromosome 5D, IWGSC CS RefSeq v2.1, whole genome shotgun sequence genome carries:
- the LOC123121331 gene encoding uncharacterized protein isoform X1, encoding MMGFMKLDLLKKFQSSFTHRLSLSSRQPTLLRTPHPRPTLSSPVNAHVLRPSPTRPSKQQSLLFELHRAGGGDVHVRWAEHNARVEIHHAATDEALLLCPPVIRQLRMRRPPSYTHLIVLMRLAVGWLLLGCSEIFRTLRAYLGLNAAGSMKVMQHGRNFKFQIQVCMCPLGSYLFVSCSRRKPSLYDGLLSYFFYVCACSVLFCSQQAIVLIRGDFFLPCHWFSL
- the LOC123121331 gene encoding uncharacterized protein isoform X2, translated to MMGFMKLDLLKKFQSSFTHRLSLSSRQPTLLRTPHPRPTLSSPVNAHVLRPSPTRPSKQQSLLFELHRAGGGDVHVRWAEHNARVEIHHAATDEALLLCPPVIRQLRMRRPPSYTHLIVLMRLAVGWLLLGCSEIFRTLRAYLGLNAAGSMKVMQHGRFCLLVAVCWLRAGGL
- the LOC123121331 gene encoding uncharacterized protein isoform X3, which produces MMGFMKLDLLKKFQSSFTHRLSLSSRQPTLLRTPHPRPTLSSPVNAHVLRPSPTRPSKQQSLLFELHRAGGGDVHVRWAEHNARVEIHHAATDEALLLCPPVIRQLRMRRPPSYTHLIVLMRLAVGWLLLGCSEIFRTLRAYLGLNAAGSMKVMQHGRCACVHLEATCS